The region CAAGGCCGCGTTTTCAGATCCGGGAAGGCTGGCAATCACCGGCACCGCATTGAAAAGCGCCGCCGCTCTGGGATTTGGAAGACCGGAGATCGTTGAGACGATCCAAACGATGCGGCGGGAACATTTCTACAAATCGATGCCGGCTTACAGTAACAGTCGACTCTGGCAGGATGTGTACCATGTCCCCTCTGCGGTTGGCCTGCTCTACGTGAAATTCACCGCCGACACCGTTACGGAATCCCTGCTGCTGTCATTTAAGGAGAAGAACAATGAATAAGGACCAGTTCCTTTGTCC is a window of Syntrophorhabdus sp. DNA encoding:
- a CDS encoding type II toxin-antitoxin system MqsR family toxin; this translates as MNRKRKPTYDLEAFKAAFSDPGRLAITGTALKSAAALGFGRPEIVETIQTMRREHFYKSMPAYSNSRLWQDVYHVPSAVGLLYVKFTADTVTESLLLSFKEKNNE